A window of Actinomadura rubteroloni contains these coding sequences:
- a CDS encoding C40 family peptidase, translating to MAEDDLTRGSVVTRSAPDTRRRGRKRRLTAAACLAVAFSLPLPMTAHAAPKPTEAETKKKIEKLNEKSDAAVERYNQATERLKAAKKKLDAARKASKAEEQAFEKERQHIAELAATAYKNSDTDGLAGFVGSKDPQAILDQSSILTHLSQNRDAELAQYVAAVQRLKREQEQAQQAYDDYTSKTKDARKEKQNVDKQLAQQKKILAKFGVKNDKPGTGAGGTYTGPASGSARAALNFAYAQLGKPYVYGAAGPNSYDCSGLTMRSWGAAGVNITRTTNSQWAATKRVSQSDLQAGDLVFFNSLGHVGMYVGGGKIIHAPHTGTVVKIVPLSSMPGYYGAGRP from the coding sequence GTGGCCGAAGACGATCTCACCCGGGGCTCCGTGGTGACGCGGAGCGCGCCGGACACACGCCGGAGAGGCCGCAAGCGCCGTCTGACGGCCGCCGCCTGCCTGGCGGTCGCCTTCTCCCTGCCGCTTCCGATGACCGCGCACGCGGCGCCGAAGCCCACCGAGGCCGAGACGAAGAAGAAGATCGAGAAGCTCAACGAGAAGTCCGACGCGGCCGTCGAGCGCTACAACCAGGCCACCGAACGGCTGAAGGCCGCGAAGAAGAAGCTCGACGCGGCGCGCAAGGCGAGCAAGGCCGAGGAGCAGGCGTTCGAGAAGGAGCGCCAGCACATCGCCGAACTGGCCGCGACGGCGTACAAGAACAGCGACACCGACGGGCTCGCCGGCTTCGTGGGGAGCAAGGACCCGCAGGCCATCCTGGACCAGTCGTCCATCCTGACCCACCTGTCGCAGAACCGCGACGCCGAGCTGGCCCAGTACGTCGCGGCCGTGCAGCGTCTCAAGCGCGAGCAGGAGCAGGCCCAGCAGGCCTACGACGACTACACGTCCAAGACGAAGGACGCCCGTAAAGAGAAGCAGAACGTCGACAAGCAGCTCGCCCAGCAGAAGAAGATCCTGGCGAAGTTCGGCGTCAAGAACGACAAGCCCGGCACCGGGGCGGGCGGGACGTACACCGGACCGGCGTCCGGCAGCGCGCGGGCGGCCCTGAACTTCGCCTACGCCCAGCTCGGCAAGCCGTACGTGTACGGCGCCGCCGGCCCGAACTCCTACGACTGCTCGGGGCTGACGATGCGGTCGTGGGGCGCGGCGGGCGTCAACATCACCCGGACGACGAACAGCCAGTGGGCCGCGACGAAGCGCGTCTCGCAGAGCGACCTCCAGGCCGGTGACCTGGTGTTCTTCAACAGCCTCGGCCACGTCGGCATGTACGTCGGCGGCGGGAAGATCATTCACGCGCCGCACACCGGCACCGTGGTCAAGATCGTGCCGCTGTCGTCCATGCCCGGCTACTACGGCGCGGGACGTCCCTGA
- a CDS encoding CHAP domain-containing protein: MNGKHRKPRPLTVAARTTGALVAGAALVGTVAATAQAAVPVPGKDAPQGALSVAGTAVQPKGGPVGLPQERRVRQDDPKTEAPKADAPSDEGDGGTEAPSTGRPTAHDAIRLAESQVGVSESRHGNTKFQDWYMTTDRARETVRRDGGSVGAYRGANWCDMFVSWVGEKIGFTDQFGSDAWTVEHADWFKENGRWGTKPKPGAIVFFDWNGGGSIDGIEHVGMVVKDNRNGTIDTVEGNAGNAVRKETRDTGSVVGYGYPNYRR, encoded by the coding sequence ATGAACGGCAAGCATCGCAAACCCCGTCCGCTCACCGTCGCCGCGCGCACGACCGGCGCACTGGTGGCGGGTGCCGCGCTCGTCGGCACCGTCGCCGCGACGGCGCAGGCCGCCGTGCCGGTTCCCGGCAAGGACGCCCCGCAGGGCGCCCTGTCGGTCGCCGGGACGGCCGTCCAGCCCAAGGGGGGCCCGGTGGGGCTCCCGCAGGAGCGGAGGGTCCGGCAGGACGACCCGAAGACCGAAGCGCCGAAGGCCGACGCCCCCTCCGACGAGGGCGACGGCGGCACCGAGGCGCCGAGCACCGGACGGCCCACCGCGCACGACGCCATCCGGCTCGCCGAGTCCCAGGTCGGCGTCTCCGAGAGCCGCCACGGGAACACCAAGTTCCAGGACTGGTACATGACCACCGACCGCGCCCGTGAGACCGTCCGCCGCGACGGCGGCTCGGTCGGCGCCTACCGGGGCGCGAACTGGTGCGACATGTTCGTGTCCTGGGTCGGCGAGAAGATCGGGTTCACCGACCAGTTCGGGTCGGACGCGTGGACCGTCGAGCACGCCGACTGGTTCAAGGAGAACGGCCGGTGGGGCACCAAGCCCAAGCCGGGCGCGATCGTCTTCTTCGACTGGAACGGCGGCGGCTCCATCGACGGCATCGAGCACGTCGGGATGGTCGTCAAGGACAACCGGAACGGCACGATCGACACCGTCGAGGGCAACGCGGGCAACGCCGTCCGCAAGGAGACCCGCGACACCGGCTCGGTGGTCGGGTACGGCTATCCGAACTACCGGCGGTGA
- a CDS encoding gluzincin family metallopeptidase, with protein sequence MTDDPGDGAPRPASARRRIALGAGLCVVLCLLAAYAFAARGHDRPAPVAAPSPAAARAPRPADVRTVLANRAAAVRAGDRARFLATVASAPAAFRDAQGRVFDNLRRLPLATWGEHYESADGTTVAVAVRYRFAGYDRADVVRERHLTFASRSGAWTITGSGAGDAPEIWDGGPLTVVRGASSLVVGDAAGLDQIAGLLDRAVPAVTAVTGRDWARRVVALAPAQPAVAAALAGDDQDLGQIAALATVAPGADGSPGDDRVLIAPGTFARLNPLGRRVVLTHELTHVATGGAHDGRTPLWLIEGFADYVGYRDAKVSVRAAAGELAADVRAGRVPGSLPSRAAFGSGSADLAQSYQEAWLACRMIAERYGEATLVRLYRAAGRRDEGAALRDVLGTSRAGFTAAWRDYLRKELR encoded by the coding sequence ATGACGGACGATCCCGGCGACGGGGCCCCGCGCCCGGCGTCCGCCCGACGGCGGATCGCCCTCGGCGCGGGGCTCTGCGTCGTCCTGTGCCTGCTCGCGGCGTACGCGTTCGCCGCGCGCGGGCACGATCGCCCGGCGCCGGTGGCCGCGCCGAGCCCCGCCGCCGCCCGCGCGCCGCGTCCGGCCGACGTCCGGACGGTCCTCGCCAACCGGGCCGCCGCCGTCCGCGCCGGGGACCGCGCCCGCTTCCTCGCCACCGTCGCGTCCGCGCCCGCCGCGTTCCGGGACGCCCAGGGTCGCGTCTTCGACAACCTGCGCCGCCTGCCCCTCGCGACCTGGGGCGAGCACTACGAGAGCGCCGACGGGACGACCGTCGCGGTCGCCGTCCGGTACCGGTTCGCCGGCTACGACCGCGCCGACGTCGTCCGCGAGCGCCACCTGACGTTCGCGTCCCGGTCCGGCGCCTGGACGATCACCGGGTCCGGCGCGGGCGACGCCCCCGAGATCTGGGACGGCGGCCCGCTCACCGTCGTGCGCGGCGCGTCCAGCCTCGTCGTCGGGGACGCCGCCGGGCTCGACCAGATCGCCGGGCTGCTCGACCGCGCCGTGCCCGCCGTCACCGCCGTGACCGGACGCGACTGGGCCCGCCGCGTCGTCGCCCTCGCGCCCGCGCAGCCCGCCGTGGCCGCCGCGCTCGCCGGCGACGACCAGGACCTCGGCCAGATCGCCGCGCTCGCGACCGTCGCGCCCGGCGCCGACGGCTCGCCCGGCGACGACCGCGTCCTCATCGCGCCCGGCACGTTCGCCCGGCTCAACCCGCTCGGCCGCCGCGTCGTCCTCACCCACGAGCTGACGCACGTCGCGACCGGCGGCGCGCACGACGGCCGCACCCCGCTGTGGCTCATCGAGGGCTTCGCCGACTACGTGGGGTACCGGGACGCGAAGGTTTCCGTCCGGGCCGCCGCCGGGGAACTGGCCGCCGACGTGCGCGCCGGACGCGTCCCGGGCTCGCTCCCGTCCCGCGCCGCGTTCGGCTCGGGCTCCGCGGACCTCGCGCAGTCCTACCAGGAGGCGTGGCTCGCCTGCCGCATGATCGCCGAGCGGTACGGTGAGGCGACGCTCGTCCGGCTCTACCGCGCCGCCGGACGCCGCGACGAGGGCGCCGCGCTGCGCGACGTCCTCGGGACGAGCCGGGCCGGGTTCACCGCCGCGTGGCGCGACTACCTGCGGAAGGAACTGCGTTGA
- a CDS encoding M48 family metallopeptidase: MSGPDTRRPRIAAAVAAALLLLAVAAVLAASTPWRTLPGGAPHVRPDPALDFSAPEVARARAFDAAINPPAYLSLGLGLLAVLVLGLTPLGARLLRATAARVRPWPLRVLLGVVVLTTVLRLVGLPFRWWSHDVLDRYGLSTQAVPAWLADQGKSLAVTWVIYTVALLPLFALLRRFPRYWWTGAALGAFLLVVAGSFAYPVAVEPLFNSFHKLPTGELRTDLMAMASRDGVPVKDVLVADASRRTTTLNAYVSGFGSTRRIVVYDTLLSSPPAQIRSIVAHELGHAKHGDVLYGTLVGGLAVAGGVCLLAVLLSSPRLLRRAGLDPPAPGRAVADPRAIALVLALVAAGTQLAAPAENLVSRRIEARADAHALDLTRDPATFVEMQHELSVRNIDDLRPDVLERLLWMTHPSGPERIAMARSWSRLHHDAEPPPFAHR; this comes from the coding sequence TTGAGCGGACCGGACACGCGCCGTCCCCGGATCGCCGCCGCCGTCGCCGCCGCGCTGCTGCTGCTCGCCGTCGCCGCCGTCCTCGCCGCGAGCACGCCGTGGCGGACGCTGCCGGGCGGTGCGCCGCACGTCCGGCCCGACCCCGCCCTGGACTTCTCCGCCCCCGAGGTCGCCCGCGCCCGCGCGTTCGACGCCGCGATCAACCCGCCCGCCTACCTCTCGCTCGGCCTCGGCCTGCTCGCGGTGCTCGTCCTCGGGCTGACGCCGCTCGGCGCGCGGCTGCTGCGCGCGACGGCCGCCCGCGTCCGCCCGTGGCCGCTGCGCGTGCTCCTCGGCGTGGTCGTGCTGACGACCGTGCTGCGGCTGGTCGGGCTGCCGTTCCGGTGGTGGAGCCACGACGTCCTGGACCGGTACGGGCTGTCCACGCAGGCCGTCCCGGCGTGGCTCGCCGACCAGGGCAAGTCCCTCGCCGTCACCTGGGTGATCTACACGGTCGCGTTGCTGCCCCTGTTCGCGCTGCTGCGGCGCTTCCCGCGCTACTGGTGGACGGGCGCGGCGCTCGGCGCGTTCCTGCTCGTCGTGGCGGGCTCGTTCGCCTACCCGGTCGCCGTCGAGCCGCTGTTCAACTCGTTCCACAAGCTCCCGACCGGGGAACTGCGCACCGACCTCATGGCGATGGCGTCGCGGGACGGCGTGCCGGTGAAGGACGTGCTCGTCGCCGACGCGTCCCGCCGCACGACCACGCTCAACGCCTACGTGTCCGGGTTCGGGTCGACGCGGCGGATCGTCGTCTACGACACGCTGCTGTCGTCGCCGCCCGCGCAGATCCGGTCGATCGTCGCGCACGAGCTGGGGCACGCCAAGCACGGCGACGTCCTGTACGGGACGCTCGTCGGCGGGCTCGCCGTCGCGGGCGGCGTGTGCCTGCTCGCCGTGCTGCTGTCGTCGCCGCGCCTGCTGCGCCGCGCCGGGCTGGACCCGCCCGCGCCGGGCCGCGCCGTCGCCGATCCGCGCGCGATCGCGCTCGTGCTCGCGCTCGTCGCCGCCGGGACGCAGCTCGCCGCGCCCGCCGAGAACCTCGTCAGCCGCCGCATCGAGGCCCGCGCCGACGCGCACGCCCTCGACCTCACCCGGGACCCGGCGACGTTCGTGGAGATGCAGCACGAGCTGTCGGTCCGCAACATCGACGACCTCCGCCCGGACGTCCTCGAACGGCTGCTGTGGATGACGCATCCGTCCGGCCCCGAGCGGATCGCGATGGCGCGCTCCTGGTCCCGGCTGCACCACGACGCGGAACCGCCCCCGTTCGCCCACCGCTGA
- a CDS encoding L,D-transpeptidase encodes MGGVLVAGTAGCAGTKVVRGDLLELAVSPAQSGGAAVPPDRPISVRAKNGTVQNVTVTSAGEQMIGEASPDRTSWRSRWTLTPSADYQVTVTGLGRDGRTRTITSKFRTAKAGPSLASSLEAPNNRETVGVGMPVILNFASPVSDKAAVERGLEIQSSKPAEGAWHWFGDQTVVFRTRQYWPAHTDVTFRTHLAGVRVAKNLWGGKNQTVRFRVGDEHISKASAKSHYMVVMKNGRKVRRIPVSMGMGGSREHTTTNGVHLTMEKENPVVMDSSTTGCGPGCPGYYRQTVYSAVRISNSGEYVHAAPWSVGSQGNSNVSHGCVNASDENAAWFYRFSYRGDPYTITGTSRELEPDNGWGYWQLSWTKWMKGSALNKSSQTGPSAGAPAAEAGANAGGGGAPAGSEAGAVSRPPA; translated from the coding sequence ATGGGGGGCGTTCTCGTGGCGGGGACGGCCGGCTGCGCGGGAACGAAGGTCGTCCGGGGCGATCTGCTGGAACTGGCGGTGTCGCCCGCGCAGAGCGGCGGCGCGGCGGTTCCGCCGGACCGTCCGATCAGCGTGCGGGCCAAGAACGGAACGGTCCAGAACGTGACCGTCACGTCGGCGGGCGAGCAGATGATCGGGGAGGCGTCCCCGGACCGGACGAGCTGGCGGTCGCGCTGGACGCTGACGCCGAGCGCGGACTACCAGGTCACGGTGACGGGCCTCGGCCGTGACGGGCGCACGCGCACGATCACGAGCAAGTTCCGGACGGCGAAGGCCGGGCCGTCGCTGGCGTCCTCGCTGGAGGCGCCGAACAACCGGGAGACGGTCGGCGTGGGCATGCCGGTCATCCTCAACTTCGCGAGCCCGGTGAGCGACAAGGCGGCCGTCGAGCGGGGGCTGGAGATCCAGTCCAGCAAGCCCGCGGAAGGCGCCTGGCACTGGTTCGGGGACCAGACCGTGGTCTTCCGCACGCGCCAATACTGGCCCGCGCACACCGACGTCACGTTCCGCACGCATCTGGCGGGCGTCCGCGTCGCCAAGAACCTGTGGGGCGGCAAGAACCAGACGGTGCGGTTCCGGGTCGGCGACGAGCACATCAGCAAGGCGAGCGCGAAAAGCCACTACATGGTCGTCATGAAGAACGGCCGCAAGGTGCGTCGCATTCCGGTGAGCATGGGAATGGGCGGGTCGCGGGAGCACACGACGACCAACGGCGTCCACCTGACGATGGAGAAGGAGAACCCGGTCGTCATGGACTCGTCCACGACGGGCTGCGGACCCGGCTGCCCCGGCTACTACCGGCAGACCGTGTATTCGGCGGTGCGCATATCCAACAGCGGCGAATACGTCCACGCGGCGCCGTGGTCGGTGGGCTCGCAGGGCAACAGCAACGTCAGCCACGGATGCGTCAACGCCAGCGACGAGAACGCGGCCTGGTTCTACCGCTTCTCCTACCGCGGCGACCCGTACACGATCACCGGGACGAGCCGGGAGCTGGAGCCGGACAACGGCTGGGGCTACTGGCAGCTCTCCTGGACGAAGTGGATGAAGGGCAGCGCGCTCAACAAGTCGTCGCAGACGGGCCCGAGCGCGGGCGCGCCAGCGGCGGAGGCGGGCGCGAACGCCGGGGGCGGCGGGGCGCCGGCCGGGTCGGAGGCGGGCGCGGTGTCGCGTCCCCCGGCCTGA
- a CDS encoding cytochrome c oxidase subunit 4: protein MRVQAFMFYGCAIFFLVTDVVYWLWSGDWTGTTAMALAVGLAGLIGFYIHFTIRRLENSNGGPLYEDDPEGEIADAAGELGFFSPHSWWPLFVGMSAAAIALGVVFGWWLVFLGVAAILMSTIGFVFEYYRGHFAH, encoded by the coding sequence ATGCGCGTTCAGGCGTTCATGTTCTACGGGTGCGCGATCTTCTTCCTCGTCACCGACGTCGTCTACTGGCTGTGGTCGGGGGACTGGACGGGCACCACGGCGATGGCGCTGGCGGTCGGCCTGGCCGGGCTGATCGGCTTCTACATCCACTTCACGATCCGGCGGCTGGAGAACTCCAACGGCGGCCCGCTCTACGAGGACGACCCCGAGGGCGAGATCGCGGACGCGGCCGGCGAGCTGGGCTTCTTCAGCCCGCACAGCTGGTGGCCGCTGTTCGTCGGGATGTCGGCGGCGGCGATCGCCCTCGGCGTCGTGTTCGGGTGGTGGCTGGTGTTCCTCGGCGTCGCGGCGATCCTGATGTCGACCATCGGATTCGTCTTCGAGTACTACCGGGGACACTTCGCCCACTAG
- the ctaD gene encoding aa3-type cytochrome oxidase subunit I: MTAVSHAPSAPIAASRTTKGRLIASWMSSTDHKVIGYLYLITSFVMFLIGGVLALLMRVELFKPGLQFLSNEQFNQLFTMHGTIMLLMFATPLFAGFANVIMPLQIGAPDVAFPRMNMLAYWLFLFGSIIVIAGFLTPGGAASFGWFAYSPLSDSVRSPGIGGDMWVMGLAMSGFGTIMGAVNFITTILCMRAPGMTMFRMPIFTWNILLTSILVLLAFPVLAAALLALEADRKFGAHVFDASHGGALLWQHLFWFFGHPEVYIIALPFFGIVTEILPVFSRKPLFGYVGLVFATISIAGLSITVWAHHMFVTGQVLLPFFSFMTFLIAVPTGVKFFNWIGTIWRGQLTFESPMLWSIGFLVTFLFGGLTGVILASPPMDFQLSDSYFVVAHFHYVVFGTVVFAMFAGFYFWWPKFTGKMLNDTLGKVHFWLLFIGFHGTFLVQHWLGAEGMPRRYADYAKEFQGLNELSSVFSFILAISLLPFFYNVYITAKKGRRVEVDDPWGYGNSLEWATSCPPPRHNFNSIPRIRSERPAFDLHHPHVGAKSVTAGTKGE; the protein is encoded by the coding sequence GTGACGGCGGTCAGTCACGCACCGAGCGCGCCGATCGCCGCGTCGCGGACGACCAAGGGGCGCCTGATCGCCTCCTGGATGTCGTCCACCGACCACAAGGTGATCGGCTACCTCTACCTCATCACGTCCTTCGTGATGTTCCTGATCGGCGGCGTGCTCGCGCTGCTGATGCGCGTCGAGCTGTTCAAGCCGGGGCTCCAGTTCCTCAGCAACGAGCAGTTCAACCAGCTCTTCACCATGCACGGCACGATCATGCTGCTGATGTTCGCGACGCCGCTGTTCGCGGGCTTCGCCAACGTCATCATGCCGCTGCAGATCGGCGCGCCGGACGTGGCGTTCCCGCGCATGAACATGCTGGCGTACTGGCTGTTCCTGTTCGGCAGCATCATCGTCATCGCCGGGTTCCTGACGCCGGGCGGCGCGGCCAGCTTCGGCTGGTTCGCCTACTCGCCGCTGTCGGACTCGGTGCGCTCGCCGGGCATCGGCGGCGACATGTGGGTCATGGGCCTCGCGATGTCGGGCTTCGGCACCATCATGGGCGCCGTCAACTTCATCACGACGATCCTGTGCATGCGCGCCCCCGGCATGACGATGTTCCGGATGCCGATCTTCACCTGGAACATCCTGCTGACCTCGATCCTCGTGCTGCTGGCGTTCCCCGTCCTCGCGGCGGCGCTGCTGGCGCTGGAGGCCGACCGCAAGTTCGGCGCGCACGTGTTCGACGCCTCGCACGGCGGCGCGCTGCTCTGGCAGCACCTCTTCTGGTTCTTCGGCCATCCAGAGGTGTACATCATCGCGTTGCCCTTCTTCGGCATCGTGACCGAGATCCTGCCGGTGTTCAGCCGCAAGCCGCTGTTCGGCTACGTCGGCCTGGTGTTCGCGACGATCAGCATCGCGGGCCTGTCGATCACCGTGTGGGCGCACCACATGTTCGTGACCGGCCAGGTGCTGCTGCCGTTCTTCTCGTTCATGACGTTCCTCATCGCGGTGCCGACGGGCGTGAAGTTCTTCAACTGGATCGGCACGATCTGGCGCGGGCAGCTCACGTTCGAGTCGCCGATGCTGTGGTCGATCGGGTTCCTCGTGACGTTCCTGTTCGGCGGCCTGACCGGCGTCATCCTCGCGTCGCCGCCGATGGACTTCCAGCTCTCGGACTCCTACTTCGTGGTGGCGCACTTCCACTACGTCGTGTTCGGGACGGTCGTGTTCGCGATGTTCGCGGGCTTCTACTTCTGGTGGCCGAAGTTCACCGGCAAGATGCTGAACGACACGCTCGGCAAGGTGCACTTCTGGCTGCTGTTCATCGGCTTCCACGGCACGTTCCTCGTCCAGCACTGGCTGGGCGCCGAGGGCATGCCGCGCCGGTACGCCGACTACGCCAAGGAGTTCCAGGGCCTGAACGAGCTGTCCAGCGTGTTCTCGTTCATCCTGGCGATCTCGCTCCTGCCGTTCTTCTACAACGTGTACATCACGGCGAAGAAGGGCAGGCGCGTCGAGGTCGACGACCCGTGGGGCTACGGCAACTCGCTCGAATGGGCGACGTCCTGCCCGCCGCCGCGGCACAACTTCAACTCGATTCCGCGGATCCGCTCCGAGCGGCCCGCGTTCGACCTCCACCACCCGCACGTCGGGGCGAAGTCCGTGACGGCCGGGACGAAGGGAGAGTAG
- the ctaC gene encoding aa3-type cytochrome oxidase subunit II — MRSRRALKGAGALGLLALTATGCSGEASRLGMPEPISDQAERMLKLWQGSWIAAFTVGAVVWGLIIWAVLFHRKRSEDLPPQVRYNLPIEILYTAVPFVIIGVLFFYTARDENYVEKTTNNPKVTVDVTAFQWSWQFDYKEKVGGQEQTVASVVGTPVNPNGPAPRKPVLTIPTGETVRVRLHSNDVIHSFWVPALLYKKDVMPGFTNEFEFTAKKTGTYEGRCAELCGVDHSRMLFQLRVVTPEQYQTYINNAKVQAKVAGGAQ; from the coding sequence GTGCGCAGTCGCCGCGCTTTGAAGGGCGCCGGCGCGCTGGGCCTGCTGGCGCTGACCGCCACCGGCTGCAGCGGCGAGGCGTCCCGTCTCGGGATGCCCGAGCCGATCAGCGACCAGGCCGAGCGCATGCTGAAGCTCTGGCAGGGCTCCTGGATCGCGGCGTTCACCGTCGGCGCGGTCGTGTGGGGCCTGATCATCTGGGCGGTGCTGTTCCACCGCAAGCGCTCCGAGGACCTCCCGCCGCAGGTGCGGTACAACCTGCCGATCGAGATCCTCTACACGGCGGTCCCGTTCGTCATCATCGGCGTGCTGTTCTTTTACACCGCGCGCGACGAGAACTACGTCGAGAAGACCACGAACAACCCGAAGGTCACGGTCGACGTCACCGCCTTCCAGTGGAGCTGGCAGTTCGACTACAAGGAGAAGGTCGGCGGGCAGGAGCAGACGGTCGCGTCCGTGGTGGGCACCCCGGTGAACCCCAACGGTCCCGCGCCGCGCAAGCCCGTGCTGACCATTCCGACGGGCGAGACGGTCCGCGTGCGGCTCCACTCCAACGACGTGATCCACTCGTTCTGGGTCCCGGCGCTCCTGTACAAGAAGGACGTCATGCCCGGCTTCACGAACGAGTTCGAGTTCACGGCGAAGAAGACCGGCACCTACGAGGGCCGCTGCGCCGAACTGTGCGGCGTGGACCACAGCCGGATGCTGTTCCAGCTCCGCGTCGTGACGCCTGAGCAGTACCAGACGTACATCAACAATGCCAAGGTCCAGGCCAAGGTTGCGGGGGGTGCCCAGTGA
- a CDS encoding cysteine desulfurase family protein — MATHGPHADRPGVYLDAASSEPLLPAARTALLGALDGAWADPARLYGAARGSRLALDRARADVAGVLGTRPDEIVFTTSGTQAVHLGMLGALGGRRRVGRHLVVSAVEHSSVLHTAERHEADGGEVTVVGVDRAGRVDADAFASALRPDTALACLQSANHEVGTVQPVAEVAAACRAAGVPLLVDAAQSAGRVDVPAGWSLLTASAHKWGGPPGVGVLAVRKGTRWRSPLPDDEREARRVPGFENVPGAVAAAAALTALHAARATEGPRLSALVERIRTEVARTIEDVEVVGDPVARLPHLVTFSCLYVAGEALLTELDRLGFAVSSGSSCTADTLRPSHVLEAMGVLTHGNVRVSLPHGTTAGDVDRFLAVLPATVTRLRRSAGVGGV; from the coding sequence GTGGCTACTCACGGCCCGCACGCCGACCGGCCGGGCGTCTACCTGGACGCGGCGTCGAGCGAACCGCTGCTCCCCGCCGCCCGCACCGCGCTGCTCGGCGCGCTGGACGGCGCGTGGGCCGACCCCGCGCGGCTGTACGGCGCGGCGCGCGGGTCGCGGCTCGCGCTGGACCGAGCACGGGCGGACGTCGCGGGGGTCCTCGGGACACGCCCGGACGAGATCGTGTTCACCACGTCCGGCACGCAGGCCGTCCATCTCGGGATGCTGGGCGCGCTCGGCGGACGGCGGCGCGTCGGACGGCACCTGGTCGTGAGCGCGGTCGAGCACTCCAGCGTCCTGCACACGGCCGAGCGGCACGAGGCCGACGGCGGCGAGGTCACGGTCGTCGGGGTGGACCGCGCGGGACGGGTGGACGCGGACGCGTTCGCGTCCGCGCTGCGGCCGGACACGGCGCTGGCGTGCCTGCAGTCGGCGAACCACGAGGTCGGGACCGTCCAGCCGGTGGCCGAGGTCGCGGCGGCGTGCCGCGCGGCGGGCGTGCCGCTGCTGGTGGACGCCGCGCAGTCGGCCGGGCGTGTCGACGTCCCGGCCGGGTGGTCGCTGCTCACCGCGAGCGCGCACAAGTGGGGCGGGCCGCCGGGCGTCGGCGTCCTCGCCGTCCGCAAGGGGACGCGGTGGCGCTCCCCGCTGCCCGATGACGAGCGCGAGGCGCGCCGGGTGCCGGGCTTTGAGAACGTGCCCGGCGCCGTCGCCGCCGCCGCCGCGCTGACGGCGCTGCACGCGGCGCGCGCGACGGAGGGGCCGCGCCTGTCCGCGCTGGTGGAGCGCATCAGGACCGAGGTGGCGCGTACGATCGAGGACGTGGAAGTGGTCGGGGATCCGGTCGCGCGCCTGCCGCACCTGGTGACGTTCTCCTGCCTCTATGTGGCGGGCGAGGCGCTGCTGACCGAACTCGACCGGCTGGGATTCGCGGTTTCGTCGGGAAGTTCGTGCACGGCCGATACGCTGCGACCGAGTCACGTGCTGGAGGCGATGGGAGTGCTCACCCACGGCAACGTCCGGGTGTCGCTGCCGCACGGCACGACGGCCGGCGACGTCGACCGGTTCCTGGCCGTCCTTCCCGCTACCGTGACCCGCCTGCGCAGGTCGGCGGGGGTGGGCGGCGTATGA
- a CDS encoding sulfurtransferase TusA family protein: protein MRFRGRTRREAAEPLPAPVPEAPAGPPPALVIDALGRKCPIPIIMLAERIREVPVGAIIAVLADDVAARTDVPAWCRMKSQDFVWEETLPRGWGFHIRRTY from the coding sequence ATGAGGTTCCGAGGCCGCACGCGCCGGGAGGCCGCCGAGCCGCTCCCGGCCCCCGTGCCGGAGGCGCCGGCCGGGCCGCCGCCGGCGCTCGTCATCGACGCGCTGGGCCGCAAGTGCCCGATCCCGATCATCATGCTGGCCGAGCGCATCCGGGAGGTCCCGGTGGGCGCGATCATCGCGGTGCTCGCCGACGACGTCGCCGCGCGCACCGACGTGCCCGCGTGGTGCCGGATGAAGTCGCAGGACTTCGTGTGGGAGGAGACCCTGCCGCGCGGCTGGGGCTTCCACATCCGCCGCACGTACTGA